The nucleotide sequence TTTTTGAAATAAAAATGGATAAGTTCTCATTTGCTGAAACCCGACACATTAATCAACTTATTGATTATGAATATTACAGCAGTAATAATAGCAGAATAACAAAGCTTTATAGAGGCTCAAATAACCCTTTAAGCATCTACGAAGAAGTAGTTAATAATGGCACCTTAGACATTAAAGACAGCTTAGATTATATGTTTAATATTAGTGTTGCAGATTTCAAGGGAAATATAAAGATGATTAGAATTCCGATTAAAGGAAAACAATCCCTTGTAAGAAATCCAAAAAATATTAAAAAGACAGATTATTTTGTACAGGCCAATGAAGCTTTTTCAACTGAAAATGGCCCTATAGATGTATATATACCTAAATCCAGTCTTTACGAAGATACTTACCTGGATATCGAATTTAAGGGAGACACCATTTACCTAAACGAAGACAATATTCCTATTCAGAACTATATTACCATTGGATTTGATGTTAGTAAATATAATGCTGAAGATCGAGATAAAATGTTTATCGCTAAATTGAACAAGCGCGGAAGACCATCCTACTCCAGCACTAAAAAGAAAGCGAATAGATTTACTACAGGAGTTAGAAATTTTGGAACTTATACCCTAGCCTCAGATAAGAATGCACCTTCTATCTATCCGGTTAACTTTAAAGACGGCCAATGGATATCTTCTAATAAAGATATAAGCCTTAAAATTTCTGATGATCTCTCTGGCATCAATAGTTTTAGAGCTACCGTAAATGGAAAATGGATCTTAATGGAATATGAGTATAAGAATAACACAATCACTCATGACTTTAGTGATGATGTTGTAACAGAAACCGAAAATATCCTTAAGGTTATAGTTACAGATAATGTGGGAAATAGTAAAACCTACGAAGCTACTTTCTTTAGAAAATAATTAAAATTTCATAAAAATTAAGCCTCTATTGATATAAACAAATGATTTAACCAATAGAGGCTTTTAAATTAAATATCAAGCATTTACTTATCAATAAACTCCTTCAAAGTTTCTATCACATAATCTATTTCTGCCTTAGTATTATATCTAGAAAAAGAAAAGCGAATAGATGGTTTTTTAAGATCCTCCTCCTCTAAAAATGCACTTAAAACATGAGAACCTTTATCGCTTCCACTCTGGCAAGCACTCCCTTTAGAACAGGCTATACCTTTAAGATCTAATTGAAATAACAACATCAAGGCCTTTTCCGCAGAAACTGGTAGACAAACATTAATTAGAGTATAAGTGCTTTTCTCAAGATCTTTAGAGTTCCCATTAAATTTAATGCCAGGAATTTCATCTTCTAAACGCTGAATAAAATAGGACTTAAGAGAAGTTATATACTCTCTTTCTTCATCCATATCTCTGTGGGCAAGTTTCAGCGCTTCCTCCAGACCTACAATATTATGAACACTTTCTGTTCCCGCTCTATGACCGCGTTCTTGCTCTCCGCCAAATATCAATGGTTTTAAGCCACTATGCTTTCTTACAAAGGCAAAACCAACTCCTTTTGGACCATGAAATTTATGAGCACTTACCGCTGTAAAATCTACCGGTATACTACCAAAGTCTAAGTTGAAATGCCCTACAGACTGCACCGTATCACATTGAAATAAAGCTTTATTAGCTTTGCACAACCCACCAACTTTATTGATATCTAGAATATTTCCAACTTCATTATTTACATGCATGAGACTCACCAGAGTTTTCTTAGTAGTATCCTGCAACAGCTCATTTAAATGATCAAGATCTACCTCACCAGTCTTAGTGATTTTTACATGCACAATTTCTACATCAAAACATTCTCTCAATTGGTTTACAGTGTATAATACTGCATGATGTTCTATTGGCGATGTTATAATTCTTCTCACATCAAGATCTCTAACCGCAGAATTTAAAGCTAAATTATCTGCTTCTGTACCTCCCGAAGTAAATACTATTTCTGATGCAGATACATTTAAGAACCCTGCTACAGTCTTTCGAGCATTCTCAATTAAAGATTTAGATGACCTTCCGTAACTATGTGTAGATGATGGGTTTCCGTAATTTTCTCTCATTACAGTAATCATTCTATCTATTACCTCATCGCGCATCTGAGTAGTTGCCGCGCTGTCTAGATATACTTTTTCCATGGGCACAAAAATAAAAGAAATAAAATTATTTATAGGAAGCTATCGTATAAAAACTTAAAGGTTTATTTTTGTTGAAAACCGTAGTCATGCGCAGTGCCTTTGCCTTTATCTTAATTAGTCTTTTTCTAGTTTCATGCAGTGATGGAGATCTTATTGTCTCTACCTTTGACTTTGAGGATAGCACATTAAGCTTATGTGGAGAAAATGAAACTCAGGTATTTTTTAATATCAATAATGACAATATTAATGAAACTATTTCATTTAAAACCAATAGAACTGCTTTCGGTAATTCTACTGAATTTAAGGATTATTTAGTAGAAAATAGTACCGTTAACGCGATAACTAATGATACCAATGCTGTAATTAAAATTGCACTTAATTCTAACAATGAAATCATATATAGAACCTACGACGGAGAGGTTACCAGTTCATATTTTTGTAATGAGATCCCTCCAAGTTCTCCTAAAGTTATCAACGAATATAAGAGCGTTTCCGGGGATGTAGATTCCTTCTTAGAAATTACTACCAGCGTATTAATAGGTGATGATGATGATGGAGATAATATTTCTAACGTAGATGAAGGAAAGGGTACTGGAAAAGATACCGATGGGGATACGATTCCAGATTATTTAGATGTAGATGATGATGGAGATAATGTTCTTACTAACACAGAAAGAATTGCTAACCCTGGAGATCCTACTACAGATGATGGCTACTTAGATACAGATGAAGATGGCATTCCTAATTATCTGGATGATGATGACGATGATGATACAATTCCTACAAGATTAGAGATCACCTCTGCAGCACAATCTCCTACACTAAATAAGAACGAAGCTAATATTGCGAAATATCTTGATAGATTTAGCAAAGATAAATTTGATGGAGAACCAAATGTAATAACAAACAACATTAGCCTAAAATACGTTTCTAGACTTACCGCAAAGAATGTTAAGTTTAAAAAGCAGGGAGATAATGGAGAGGAAATTTCTTATACAAGTTTTGTTCTAGGAACATTTACATCTGACGCTATTAGAACAGAAATTATACCTATAACTACAGAAGAAGAAATTAGTTCTAGAATCAATTAAAATATAAGGAGTTTAATTATTTTGAAAGAAATAAACTTCTGTTGCGCCAACGCCATATTTTTGATAATCTGCATCATAAAATTTAAGATTATCATACCTACCAAGCAAAAAATCTAACTCTGCTTTAAGCACTCCTTCTCCAACACCATGTATGAATACAATTTTCTGAATACGCTTTCTCATAGCAAATTCTAATTGGTGTTTTGCAGTATCAATTTGAAGGGTTAGTATATCGTAATTGCTCATCCCCCTAAAAGATCTCACTAATTTTTCTATATGAAGATCCACTTCCATGGGTGGTGCATTTCTTTCTTTAGGCTTCACCCTAATAGATCTTGACTTTTTTGAAGCTTGTTTCTCTCTCAAAATATCAGAAACAGGAACATCACTAGTTGCTATTAACCTACTCTGCTCATCGTCTAATCTAACCAGCTCAGAAGGATGATAGTCTAGCAAAAACCCTTCTGTAGTTTCTACAGTTACAGTAGATGCATCAATATTCACCACAACACCCTCTAGAGCATCATCAAGAACTTCAACCTTATCATTTACCTGAAAAATCATAGCTCTTCCTCTTTTTTATCAGTATCCTCTAAATGATCATCTTTGGTGTAAGACCAATGATTGGTGGCGCGATACAAACCAAACATTATTATTATAAGACCAACTATTTGCAAATATTTACTCTTCTCATCCCCGGAAATAGTATAGATAATTATTCCACCGCCTATTACTATAAAAATAGTATTGATAAGTTGAGCATTTTTTTTGATCATAAATAACTGATTTTTAGCGTTTAAAAGAATAGTGCAATCTATAAAAAAGCTATTTTTATATAAAAGACTTGTATTATGAAGCAAATATACATCATCGTTTTCTTTTTTATAAGCATTCATGGATATTCCCAATTATATATTAAACCAGATGCCAATCAGGATAGCTATGTCTACGTGGAGAGTACTGAGATATTTGTGGAAAAACAAATAGACATAAAGCTACAGGAATCAGAAAATCAGATATCCGGATTGTTCTTAAGAAATGAAGGGCAGCTACTGCAAGGTAAATCCAACATCCCAAATACTGGAAATGGATTTCTATCTGTTTTTCAAGAAGGAGAGGCAACCGCGTACACTTATAATTATTGGTCTTTGCCGGTTTCAGATGTAAGTTCAGTAAAAAAAATAGATAATGTACTGTATGACCCACTAGATAAATTAAGAAGTAAGAAAATTGAAACCACTACTGCATTGAATGGAAGTTCGAACCCTCTAAAAATTTCAAATAAATGGTTATATAAATTTTCAGGAGATAATTATTACAATTGGCTTTACATAGGCAATAATTTTGATCTTCTTCCTGGAGAAGGTTTTTCAATGAAAGGAGTAGAAGGCCAAAATATGAGCATAGTGCTTTATAATATCTTTAATAACCCTGGCAGTAAACAACGATATGATTTTAGAGGTCTCCCAAATAACGGTTCATATGCACTCAATATTCAAAAAGAGATGAGTCTCCTCGTTGGCAACCCATACCCTTCTGCCTTAGATCTCAATCTATTTCTAACAGAAAATACAAGCATTACCGGGATTGCATATTTTTGGGATTCTGCTCCAATAGCTTCACATAATTTACGTGATTATGAGGGAGGATATGGAGCTTACTCTCCCGCCTTAGGTGATTATGGCTATGTTCCTCCATTATTTAAAAGATATAATTCTTATGGAGATGAATTAACTAGCACTACCAAGAATGGAATTTATTACGGAAGAAGATATGCTCCAATTGCTCAAGGCTTCATGATTATAGGCTTATTAGATGGCTTCGTAAATTTTAAAAATGAATACCGATCTTACATAAAAGAAAATGTCCTGAATTCTCATTTTAAAAATCAGAAAAAGGAAGATGAAATAGGTCTAGAAATTTCGTTTTTAAGATTGAATATAGACTTTGACAAAGAATATTCAAGGCAACTTTTATTATCTAACAACGAGAATTCTACCATACATGCAGACAGAGCTATGGATGCAGAAAATATTTCGAAATCTAAATCTGACATTGGATGGCTTATAGATAATAAGAACTTTATAATTAACATACAACCTATTGAAGCTAACACCAAAATCCCCTTACAGATCATTTTAAGTGAGAATAGAACTATTACATTCCAGGTTGAAAAAATCCATAGTTTTAAACTTCCCATATTTCTATATGACGCTTTTACAGAAGAAACTCATTATCTAAGTGACCTTAATGAATTTACTTTCACTCTAGATGAGGGAGTATATAACGACAGGTTTTATCTTACTTTTCTCAAAGAATATAAACCTAACCATGAAGAAGAAGAAGAAGAAGAAGAAGAAGAAGAAGAAGAAGAAGAAGATCACGCTGAGATAGAAAATGAAATTCCCCTAACTCCCATAGATAACCTGCAGGCTTATCAAGATCATGATCTCCATAAAATCATAGTGCGTTTACCCAAACTTCTTAATGCTTCAGAAATAGAATTATTTGATGATCGCGGAAGAAAGATTTTTAAGCTTAAAGCCATTAAAGATGAATTTTTATATGAGCTTCCAACAAATAATTTGAGCCACGGACTTTATTTCATAAAAATTAAAAGCACTAAAGGCAATTATATCTCTAAAAAAATAATAATTTCAAAGTAATTTTTGAGAGAACTATGGAAGACTATTTTCTTCCCTGCTTAAACAAGCAAATATTTGGAATGGAATGTTATGGCTGCGGAGGCCAGCGTGCAGCTATGCTTTTATTACATGGACATTTTAAAGAGGCGTTCTTCATGTTTCCTGCGATCTATAGCCTTTTAATGCTATTATTTTTCTTGGTTTTAAATCTATTTATTAGAATTAAAAATGAATTTAAGATCAAAATGCTTCTTATTTATATTAATGTGGCAGTAATATTTATAAATTACAGCATTAAATTATATCACCTTTATCAAATCTAACAGTCTAATCTATCTTTTTTAAAACTATGAACTTACAAAAACAAGAACTTCCCAATTCTACTTTAATTCTTATAATGGGCATACTATCTATAGTTGGCTGTTGCTGCTATGGCGCGGTTGGTTTGATATTTGGGATTGTTGCCGTAATCCTTTCAAAAAAATCCATAGAGATCTATCAATCTAACCCAGAGCTTTACTTAGGATATCAAAATGTAAAAACTGGAAGAATTTTGGGAATTATAGGTATTGTACTTAGCGCAATAGTTGTTCTCTCTTGGCTCGTAGCTTTAATATTTTTTGGAGGAATGGAAGGTATTTATCATATGCAAGATGAAGTAATTAGACAATATGGAGGATAATCTAATTTGTTTATAAAAAAAACACCGGTTGTTTCTAATCTGAGACAACCGGTGTTTTTTTTTATGATATTCAGAATCTATGTTAGCAGCTCTTTTAACTTATCTATAGAAACCTTTTCCTGATCTCCCGTTTTCATATTCTTAAAACCATATAGTTTCTTTTCTATTTCTTCTTCCCCGGCTAAAATAACAAAGGGTATATCTCTTCTATTTGCATAGTTCATTTGCTTTTTCATTTTAGCATCATCTGGATAAAGCTCCGCAGAGATCCCTGCTTCTCTTAATTCTTTAACAGCCTTTAAAGCGTAAAGCGCCTCGTTCTGCCCAAAATTGATGAACATCACTTTTGTATTTGCAGTAACTGTCTGCGGAAAAAGATCTAATTCTTCCATAACAAGGTAGATCCTGTCTAAACCAAAAGAGATACCCACACCACTCATATTCTTAAGACCAAAAATTCCGGTAAGATCATCATACCTTCCTCCCCCACCTATAGAGCCCATTTTGACTCCTTCTGGAGCCGACACTTCGAAAATTGCACCTGTATAATAATTCAATCCTCTAGCTAAAGTAACATCCAGATCTAAAATTGCTGTCTTTAACGGCATGTTAGAAATTACCTTATTAACAAATTTAAGTTCTTGAATTCCTTTTTGTCCTATTTCAGAATTTTCCAGAATCTTATTTAAAACTTCAATTTTATGTTCAAAACTCCCTTTTAAAGAAAAAATTGGCTGAATATTATTTAGAGCTTCAGAAGAAATACCTTTTTCAAGCATTTCTTTTTTAACTCCATCTTCTCCAATTTTATCTAGCTTATCTAAAGCCACTGTGAAATCTATCAATTTATCCTGTTCTCCAATAACTTCTGCAAAACCAGATAAGATTTTTCTATTATTGATCTTAATAGTTACTCCGTTCAAACCTAATTGAGAAAACACGGCGTCGTAGAGCTGCACAAATTCAACTTCTTGCCAAAGGCTATCGCTCCCTACAACATCTGCATCACATTGAAAAAATTCTCTAAAACGTCCTTTTTGAGGCCTGTCTGCTCTCCATACAGGTTGAATTTGATAGCGCTTAAAAGGAAACTCTATTTCGCTTTGATGTTGCACTACGTATCTAGCAAACGGTACAGTAAGATCATACCTCAGAGCTTTTTCACTAATTGAAGATGTGAGCTTTACACTATCATGATCCTTAAGTGCATATGAATCAGCTTTTTTTAAGTAATCTCCAGAATTAAGGATTTTAAATATTAATCTATCCCCTTCTTCTCCATACTTACCCATAAGCGTATCAGAATTTTCAAAACTAGGGGTTTCAATAGGTTGAAATCCGAATTTCTGAAATTGAGATCTTATCGTATCAATTACAAAATTACGTTTTGCCACTTCTGAAGGAGAAAAGTCTCTAGTACCTTTTGGAATAGATGGTTTTTGTGCCATAATATAGTTTAATGCTAAGCTTGAAGCTTTTAAAGATTAAAAATAAGATTTCAATTACGAGCCTTAATTGAAATACCGCTAGAAAATTTGAAGTGCAAATATCTTAAATTTTAGGCGTTCGCAAACAATTTTAAAATTTTAAGTAACAATCTAGTATTTTGTTAGTCTAACTAGTGCGCTTTTAAATATAATTATGTTCCCACTATTAAAGGAAAATATAAGAATTGCTTTTGATTCCATAAAGAGTCAGCTTCTTAGAACCATACTTACTGTACTAATTATTGCAATTGGAATAACTGCCCTAGTTGGTATACTTAGTGCCGTTAGCGCATTAGAAAACACCATTAGTAGTGATTTTGCATCTATGGGTGCGAATACCTTTAACCTGCAGCAATACGAATTCTCTACACAAAGGCGTGGTGGTGGAGAAAGAGAAAAGATTAACCCTATAATCTCCTACAGAGAGGTTCATGATTTTAAGGAAGCTTATATCTATCCGCAAACTCAGACCTCCATCTCTTTTACAGGTACCGGAACCGCAGAAGTAAAGCATGAAAACGATAAAACTGACCCGGAAGTTTCTGTATTAGGAGTAAATGAATTTTTTCTTTCAAATTCTGGATTAGAATTAGAGAAAGGAAGAGAATTTAACTATTTCGATATTCAGAACAATAATAATGTTGCTGTGTTAGGTTCAGATTTTGCAAATGGACTGTTTAAAGAGCAGGATCCTATCAATAAAACAATAAGTATTAGAGGAGTAAAATTTAGAGTAATTGGGATATTAGAATCTAAAGGTTCTACTTTTGGAAACAACCAGGATCTTAGAGTTTTAATTCCAATAGAGCTAGCTAGATCTATGTTTACCCAACCTAACATCAATTATAACATAAGTGTTAAGGTAGATGATAAAGAGCTTATGGAGGGAGCTCAAAGTGAAGCAATCATTACGTTCAGAAATATTAGAAAACTTAAACCTCTGGAAGAAAATGATTTTGGAATTGGTAAAAGTGACGATCTAATAAATAGGATCTTTTCTATTACAAGCTATCTTAATATTGCGGCATGGATTATCTCTATTATAACCATTTTCGGGTCATCTATAGCTTTAATGAACATCAT is from Gillisia sp. Hel1_33_143 and encodes:
- a CDS encoding M23 family metallopeptidase; this translates as MKKILAIFILLSTGISQAQSSIPSNYFKNPLDIDLVLAGYFGELRSNHFHSGFDIKTQQRQGINVIAAGDGYISRINISNYGYGKALYIQHPNGYTTVYGHLKKFSPEIEAYIKKLQYAKESYEIEVFPEAKDLALNQGDLIAYSGNTGGSGGPHLHFEIRDGQQRPMNPALFGIDIKDTQAPIINSLYVYPLGEEAQVNGSAQRQRLKLTPLSDGSFKAEEIDACGEIGFGISTFDRQDGAPNQNGIYKIETKLNGDKVFEIKMDKFSFAETRHINQLIDYEYYSSNNSRITKLYRGSNNPLSIYEEVVNNGTLDIKDSLDYMFNISVADFKGNIKMIRIPIKGKQSLVRNPKNIKKTDYFVQANEAFSTENGPIDVYIPKSSLYEDTYLDIEFKGDTIYLNEDNIPIQNYITIGFDVSKYNAEDRDKMFIAKLNKRGRPSYSSTKKKANRFTTGVRNFGTYTLASDKNAPSIYPVNFKDGQWISSNKDISLKISDDLSGINSFRATVNGKWILMEYEYKNNTITHDFSDDVVTETENILKVIVTDNVGNSKTYEATFFRK
- a CDS encoding cysteine desulfurase family protein, translating into MEKVYLDSAATTQMRDEVIDRMITVMRENYGNPSSTHSYGRSSKSLIENARKTVAGFLNVSASEIVFTSGGTEADNLALNSAVRDLDVRRIITSPIEHHAVLYTVNQLRECFDVEIVHVKITKTGEVDLDHLNELLQDTTKKTLVSLMHVNNEVGNILDINKVGGLCKANKALFQCDTVQSVGHFNLDFGSIPVDFTAVSAHKFHGPKGVGFAFVRKHSGLKPLIFGGEQERGHRAGTESVHNIVGLEEALKLAHRDMDEEREYITSLKSYFIQRLEDEIPGIKFNGNSKDLEKSTYTLINVCLPVSAEKALMLLFQLDLKGIACSKGSACQSGSDKGSHVLSAFLEEEDLKKPSIRFSFSRYNTKAEIDYVIETLKEFIDK
- a CDS encoding Smr/MutS family protein, with translation MIFQVNDKVEVLDDALEGVVVNIDASTVTVETTEGFLLDYHPSELVRLDDEQSRLIATSDVPVSDILREKQASKKSRSIRVKPKERNAPPMEVDLHIEKLVRSFRGMSNYDILTLQIDTAKHQLEFAMRKRIQKIVFIHGVGEGVLKAELDFLLGRYDNLKFYDADYQKYGVGATEVYFFQNN
- a CDS encoding T9SS type A sorting domain-containing protein, giving the protein MKQIYIIVFFFISIHGYSQLYIKPDANQDSYVYVESTEIFVEKQIDIKLQESENQISGLFLRNEGQLLQGKSNIPNTGNGFLSVFQEGEATAYTYNYWSLPVSDVSSVKKIDNVLYDPLDKLRSKKIETTTALNGSSNPLKISNKWLYKFSGDNYYNWLYIGNNFDLLPGEGFSMKGVEGQNMSIVLYNIFNNPGSKQRYDFRGLPNNGSYALNIQKEMSLLVGNPYPSALDLNLFLTENTSITGIAYFWDSAPIASHNLRDYEGGYGAYSPALGDYGYVPPLFKRYNSYGDELTSTTKNGIYYGRRYAPIAQGFMIIGLLDGFVNFKNEYRSYIKENVLNSHFKNQKKEDEIGLEISFLRLNIDFDKEYSRQLLLSNNENSTIHADRAMDAENISKSKSDIGWLIDNKNFIINIQPIEANTKIPLQIILSENRTITFQVEKIHSFKLPIFLYDAFTEETHYLSDLNEFTFTLDEGVYNDRFYLTFLKEYKPNHEEEEEEEEEEEEEEEDHAEIENEIPLTPIDNLQAYQDHDLHKIIVRLPKLLNASEIELFDDRGRKIFKLKAIKDEFLYELPTNNLSHGLYFIKIKSTKGNYISKKIIISK
- a CDS encoding DUF2752 domain-containing protein, whose translation is MEDYFLPCLNKQIFGMECYGCGGQRAAMLLLHGHFKEAFFMFPAIYSLLMLLFFLVLNLFIRIKNEFKIKMLLIYINVAVIFINYSIKLYHLYQI
- a CDS encoding CCC motif membrane protein, with amino-acid sequence MNLQKQELPNSTLILIMGILSIVGCCCYGAVGLIFGIVAVILSKKSIEIYQSNPELYLGYQNVKTGRILGIIGIVLSAIVVLSWLVALIFFGGMEGIYHMQDEVIRQYGG
- the hisS gene encoding histidine--tRNA ligase, with amino-acid sequence MAQKPSIPKGTRDFSPSEVAKRNFVIDTIRSQFQKFGFQPIETPSFENSDTLMGKYGEEGDRLIFKILNSGDYLKKADSYALKDHDSVKLTSSISEKALRYDLTVPFARYVVQHQSEIEFPFKRYQIQPVWRADRPQKGRFREFFQCDADVVGSDSLWQEVEFVQLYDAVFSQLGLNGVTIKINNRKILSGFAEVIGEQDKLIDFTVALDKLDKIGEDGVKKEMLEKGISSEALNNIQPIFSLKGSFEHKIEVLNKILENSEIGQKGIQELKFVNKVISNMPLKTAILDLDVTLARGLNYYTGAIFEVSAPEGVKMGSIGGGGRYDDLTGIFGLKNMSGVGISFGLDRIYLVMEELDLFPQTVTANTKVMFINFGQNEALYALKAVKELREAGISAELYPDDAKMKKQMNYANRRDIPFVILAGEEEIEKKLYGFKNMKTGDQEKVSIDKLKELLT
- a CDS encoding ABC transporter permease; translated protein: MFPLLKENIRIAFDSIKSQLLRTILTVLIIAIGITALVGILSAVSALENTISSDFASMGANTFNLQQYEFSTQRRGGGEREKINPIISYREVHDFKEAYIYPQTQTSISFTGTGTAEVKHENDKTDPEVSVLGVNEFFLSNSGLELEKGREFNYFDIQNNNNVAVLGSDFANGLFKEQDPINKTISIRGVKFRVIGILESKGSTFGNNQDLRVLIPIELARSMFTQPNINYNISVKVDDKELMEGAQSEAIITFRNIRKLKPLEENDFGIGKSDDLINRIFSITSYLNIAAWIISIITIFGSSIALMNIMLVSVTERTREIGIRKALGAKGSTIATQFFMETLIIGQLGGILGILLGILIGLGVSAVADFDFVTPWKAMFWATGITILVAILAGSYPASKAAKQNPVDSLHYE